The Oncorhynchus masou masou isolate Uvic2021 chromosome 31, UVic_Omas_1.1, whole genome shotgun sequence genome includes a region encoding these proteins:
- the LOC135525104 gene encoding retinal rod rhodopsin-sensitive cGMP 3',5'-cyclic phosphodiesterase subunit gamma → MNLEVPKLEIKSATRVTGGPATPRKGPPKFKQRQTRQFKSKPPKKGIQGFGDDIPGMEGLGTDITVICPWEAFNHLELSELAKYGII, encoded by the exons ATGAATCTCGAGGTCCCCAAGTTGGAGATCAAGTCTGCCACCCGTGTCACTGGAGGCCCTGCAACACCACGCAAGGGACCCCCTAAATTCAAGCAGAGGCAGACTCGCCAGTTCAAGAGCAAGCCCCCCAAGAAGGGAATCCAGGG CTTTGGCGATGACATCCCTGGAATGGAGGGCTTAGGCACTG ACATCACAGTAATCTGCCCCTGGGAGGCCTTCAACCACCTGGAGCTTAGTGAGCTGGCCAAATATGGTATCATCTAA